One window of the Eucalyptus grandis isolate ANBG69807.140 chromosome 8, ASM1654582v1, whole genome shotgun sequence genome contains the following:
- the LOC104456905 gene encoding LOW QUALITY PROTEIN: pectin acetylesterase 12 (The sequence of the model RefSeq protein was modified relative to this genomic sequence to represent the inferred CDS: inserted 1 base in 1 codon; deleted 1 base in 1 codon), producing MGSRNRSRDSMRVKLFWIWVVIGVVSWDVVDGSELLHVNGTEFPYLEYYGVSHVSNPVMVGLTLITSAGAKGAVCLDGTLPGYHLHRGYGSGANSWLIQLEGGGWCNNVRSCVYRKTTRRGSSKYMEKQLPFTGILSNKAEENPDFFNWNRVKVRYCDGASFAGDSEDKAAQLQFRGQRIWLAAMEDLMSKGMRYAKQALLSGCSAGGLASILHCDEFGGLFPRTTKVKCLSDAGLFLDAADVSGGRTLRNVYSGVVNLQGVKPNLPRMCTNHLDPTSCFFPQNLIASIKTPLFLLNAAYDAWQLQASLAPSSADPHGHWRQCTLNHARCSASQIQFLQGFRNQMLNAIRGFSSSRQNGLFLNSCFAHCQSERQDTWFADNSPTIGNKAVALAVGDWYFDRAAVKXIDCPYPCDKTCHNLVFHE from the exons ATGGGTTCTAGGAACAGAAGCCGAGACAGCATGAGAGTGAAGCTTTTCTGGATCTGGGTGGTCATAGGAGTGGTTTCTTGGGACGTCGTTGATGGGTCCGAGCTTCTTCATGTCAATGGAACAGAGTTTCCATATTTGGAATACTATGGAGTTTCTCATGTGAGTAATCCAGTCATGGTTGGACTCACTCTCATTACGAGTGCCGGAGCTAAAGGAGCAG TCTGTCTGGATGGAACTTTACCGGGGTATCATTTGCACCGAGGATACGGCTCAGGAGCCAACAGTTGGCTCATCCAATTGGAG GGTGGAGGATGGTGTAATAATGTTCGATCTTGCGTTTACCGAAAGACAACCAGACGGGGATCATCCAAGTACATGGAAAAGCAGCTTCCTTTTACAGGAATACTCAGCAATAAAGCTGAGGAGAATCCTG ATTTTTTCAACTGGAACAGAGTGAAGGTCCGTTATTGTGATGGCGCCTCATTTGCTGGGGACAGTGAGGATAAG GCTGCCCAGCTGCAGTTTAGAGGACAACGTATATGGTTAGCTGCTATGGAAGATCTGATGTCGAAGGGCATGCGCTATGCCAAGCAG GCCCTTCTTTCCGGGTGCTCTGCCGGAGGCCTGGCATCTATATTGCACTGTGATGAG TTCGGGGGATTATTTCCTAGAACAACAAAAGTGAAGTGCCTGAGTGATGCTGGACTGTTCCTTGATGC GGCAGACGTTTCTGGTGGCCGCACACTCAGAAACGTTTATAGTGGTGTGGTTAATTTGCAG GGAGTGAAACCAAATCTTCCGCGCATGTGCACTAACCATCTCGATCCAACATCA TGCTTCTTCCCGCAAAACCTGATCGCCAGCATCAAAACACCACTGTTTCTCCTCAATGCCGCCTATGATGCTTGGCAG CTGCAGGCAAGTTTAGCTCCCTCATCAGCTGATCCTCATGGACATTGGCGTCAATGCACATTAAACCATGCAAGGTGCTCCGCGTCGCAGATTCAGTTCCTGCAAG GCTTTAGGAATCAGATGCTGAATGCAATAAGAGGATTTTCTAGCTCCAGACAAAACGGCCTTTTCCTAAATTCATGTTTCGCTCACTGCCAGTCCGAGAGGCAGGACACATGGTTCGCCGATAATTCACCTACAATAGGAAACAAG GCAGTAGCTCTAGCTGTTGGTGATTGGTATTTCGATCGAGCAGCCGTCA GCATCGATTGCCCCTACCCTTGTGACAAAACCTGCCACAATCTGGTTTTTCACGAGTAG
- the LOC104456904 gene encoding transcription factor MYB61 translates to MGRHSCCYKQKLRKGLWSPEEDEKLLNYITTYGHGCWSAVPKLAGLQRCGKSCRLRWINYLRPDLKRGAFSHQEENLIIELHAVLGNRWSQIAARLPGRTDNEIKNFWNSSLKKKLRQGGIDPTTHKPLSEVADENDHKDKDKPIIPSITQHNNNDHHHQKSSSTAASCKKATLFEPALNTDNLKVHHQQHSLEVPASSEMRPYSEMFMKDFTFQQLSMNYGTSLGLPASLHLSSNTLCFDPRSSSENIMSQFSSDMSTPNIISPTMSSSSTAVPVTSARVKPSISLPAEAAFMVNNGVPSWEASPGNNNCSSGSTNGNGLVSNNSSINNTAFFESNNCFSWGLGEGTNASKFEKHVPFHHPIGSNTTEENSSKWSEYLQLPILFGSLTQNNDEASHHHQPVSHFHLMDGLNNIPSWQQKHHQQANPDTFAAPVLGQTL, encoded by the exons ATGGGAAGACACTCTTGCTGTTACAAGCAGAAGCTTAGGAAAGGCCTGTGGTCACCTGAGGAAGATGAGAAGCTCCTCAACTACATCACCACGTATGGCCATGGTTGTTGGAGCGCAGTCCCCAAACTAGCAG GTTTGCAAAGATGTGGGAAGAGCTGCAGGCTGAGATGGATCAATTACTTAAGGCCTGACTTGAAGAGAGGTGCATTTTCTCACCAAGAAGAGAACCTCATCATTGAGCTTCACGCTGTTCTTGGTAACAG ATGGTCTCAGATTGCGGCTCGATTACCAGGAAGGACTGACAATGAGATAAAGAATTTTTGGAACTCTTCCCTCAAGAAGAAGCTGAGACAAGGAGGGATTGACCCCACCACTCACAAGCCCCTCTCCGAGGTTGCTGATGAGAACGATCATAAAGACAAAGACAAGCCCATCATTCCCAGTATCACCCAACACAACaacaatgatcatcatcaccAGAAATCGTCTAGCACCGCTGCATCATGCAAGAAAGCAACCCTCTTTGAACCAGCATTGAACACTGATAATCTCAAAGTTCATCATCAGCAGCATTCCCTTGAAGTTCCTGCTAGCTCAGAGATGAGGCCTTATTCTGAGATGTTCATGAAAGATTTCACTTTCCAGCAGCTGAGCATGAACTATGGGACAAGCCTTGGGCTTCCGGCTAGTCTGCATCTAAGCAGCAACACTCTTTGCTTCGATCCACGGTCATCATCTGAGAATATAATGTCTCAGTTCAGTTCGGACATGAGCACACCGAACATCATCTCACCTACCATGTCGAGCTCAAGCACCGCTGTCCCAGTAACTTCAGCTCGTGTAAAGCCTTCCATTAGCCTTCCCGCAGAAGCTGCTTTCATGGTCAACAACGGAGTCCCAAGTTGGGAAGCATCACCCGGTAACAATAATTGTAGCAGTGGAAGTACTAATGGCAATGGATTGGTAAGCAATAATAGCAGCATCAACAACACCGCGTTCTTTGAGAGCAACAATTGTTTCTCGTGGGGGCTTGGTGAAGGTACTAATGCCAGCAAGTTTGAAAAGCATGTCCCCTTTCACCACCCCATAGGAAGCAATACAACGGAAGAAAACAGCAGCAAATGGTCTGAATATCTCCAGCTGCCAATCTTGTTCGGAAGCTTGACACAGAATAACGATGAagcctctcatcatcatcaaccgGTCTCACACTTCCATTTGATGGATGGGCTGAACAACATTCCTAGTTGGCAACAGAAGCATCACCAACAAGCCAATCCAGACACTTTTGCTGCTCCTGTTCTTGGTCAAACTCTTTAG